The genomic window CGACAATCCGCTGACATTGCTCAAACATGCAGATCAGGCGATGTATATGGCCAAGCATGCTGGCCGTCGTACTTGGAGGATCTATCCGGGTTGACCGGCGAAGTAGGTGGCGAAGCTTGCATGGCCCCAACGCATATACAGCAAGGCTATCCGCGATGACGGATGGCTGATTCTTCTTCTTTGACGTGCTTACGAACGAACCAGCCAATATAGCCTGCCATGCCGATGATGAATGCGATCACGATCGCACTCATGATTCCTACATCTGACGAGAATAGCTCTTTCCACAGTTCCATGATCGACTCCTTGCTGAAATAACCACTTCTTTTTAATGGTTATACGCTTGATGCCATGGATGTGGATTGACGTAAATCAACAGTCGCTTATTTCCATTCGTCCAGCTGCCACCAGATGGTGCGACTGACGGTGACACCGGATGGAAAGTGCTCCAGAAAATCTGCCCGGAAATCCGGTGCAAAGTCATCCAGATAGCGATTCAGCTCAATCTTGGCCCGTGCTTGATAGCGGGTACGGAAACGGCCTGCTTCTTCTTCCTCAAACGTGATGGAGGTAAAGCAACCTGTATCAAAAATATCCGGAATGTGGCGGTGGCGCATGAAATCGGCAACGGCTTCGCGCCATTCCTCGTCTACTTCCAGGGTAACTTCGTAAGTTAACATGCTGGGCCTTTGCGAACGTATAATTGATCAATTTTCTCCGTTTCCCGCCATGGCCGCAAACTTCATTCCCGTTTCTCTCCTCGTTTACTGCCGCCCCGGTTTTGAACCGGAAGCTGCAGCTGAATTGATTGAACTGACCAGCATGCAGGGGCTGACTGGCCAAGTAAAAGCGGTGGCCAACGAGGGTTTTGTGCAATGGCTACCCGCTGATCGTAATGCGTTTCAGCGCCATGCAAGCCGTTTGCGGTTCGACGAGCTGATGTTTGCCAGGCAATTGTTGTTGGCAGGCGATTGGATAGAAACTGGTGAGCAGGACCGGGTGACACCAGTGTTGAACGCATTGGCGGGCCATGCTGGCCCGTTTGCAGAACTGTGGCTGGAAAGCCCAGATACCAATGATGGTAAGGCATTGTCCAGCTTCTTCAAGCGCTTTCAGCCAAAACTGGAAGATGCCTTACGACAGCGTGGCAAACTACCTGAGACAGCGGGGGCAAATCGCCCTCGGCTGCATTTGTTCTGGGTGGACAAGCAACATTGCATTCCTAGCATTTCGCTGGCAGGCAATCGTAGCGAATGGCCGATGGGTATTCCCCGTTTGAAAATGCCTCATGATGCGCCCAGCCGGTCCACGCTGAAGTTGGCTGAGGCGCTGACTGTCTTGATGAGTGATACCGAGTTGCGCGAACGTATGCGGGCAGGTCAGCGTGCTGTCGACTTGGGTGCAGCCCCTGGTGGCTGGACGTGGCAACTGGTCAATCGTGGCTTGCGTGTGACAGCCATCGATAACGGCCCGTTGAAAGGCAGCCTAGTTGATGATCCATTGGTTCAACATTTACGTGTCGATGGTTTTAAGTTTCGCCCCAAGAAACCAGTGGATTGGTTGGTCTGTGACATGGTCGAAAAACCCTCCCGCATTGCTCAGTTGATTGCGGGATGGCTGGCTGATGGCGATGCTAGGCAGGCTATTTTCAACTTGAAGCTACCGATGAAAAAACGCTTTGACGAAATTCACAAATGCATCGGGCTGATTGACAATATCATGCAGCGTGCAGGTATGCCTTATCTTTTGCGTATCAGGCAGTTGTACCATGATCGCGAAGAGGTGACTTGCCTGCTTGCAAGGCGCTGACACATAGCGTGCACCACCAATTTCATTCACGACAGGATGCTTGTTTCCCGGTGGTCACGATTTCGAGCAACTGACCATGTCCCCATCTTTAAGGATCAACAGACTCTCGAAGTTGCCATCCAGATTCGTCGAAAGGGTATAGCTACCTCCCGATTGGTTCGGAAAGGTGTAGCTAATACCCGGGTTATTACCGTCATCACTGACGGAAATGTTTTCGTTGAGACGTTTGTCATTGGCGGTGTACTTCTCCTGCCCTATCACCAACGTGGAATTGCTGGCTTCAATCTCCAATTTGCCTTTGCTTTCCCCCTTTATTGTGATGCATGCAGTCGAGACTTTGGCAAAGTTGACATGGGGCATGACCTCTGCCCAGACATTGGTGGTGAATGCTGCAGGGGTTGGGCCTGCGCAGCCAATACCAACGGAGCCGGATGGCTGTGTATCATTGGTCAGCGTTGCCCCTGACAGGGTGCCATCCAGGGTGGCTACCCCCAGCAAGTATGTTCTGCCACCGTTGACTGGATCTTTCAGATCAAATTTGGATGCCAACTGTGTTCGCTGTCGATCAATCAGTACACCGAACTCGCTGGATAGGGCCGTGACATAGTTCACACTGCCACGGCTAGATTTGATCGAGCCGTCTGCACCCAATGAAATGCTTTCACCCTTGGCGAGACCTTCAAGTTCGTTGCCTTTGTAATAGCTACAGTTTTCTGCATAAGTGCCAGCCAGCATTTTACTGATGACGAGCTTGATTGCCGGTCTGATGTCTCTACTGTTGTTCTGGGATGGTAAAGCCGAGTTGGCATTGGTTTTCACAACAGGCTGATGGTCTGAGGCAGAGGGTGCTGTCTGCTGGTCACAGGCAGACAGCAGCAAGCATGAGGTCAGGCTGGCGACAACATGCAGCGCGTGGTGTGTTCTGGACATTTGGGCAACGACTTTCGTGGTTTTATACAATCTGGCTATGGAGATTTCCGGCAGGCAACGGCTGCTGGCGCTGGTGGCCGATGCGGAAAATGTCCAAACAATGTGATGGATATGATAATGGCATTTTCCGTTGCCGGGAAGATGTGGATTGCAATGGCGTCTTGTTTCTCTTAGCCTTGAAGTCATACGTTGTGATCAAGTAGAGGGGGAACATCAGCATGTTGAGGGAATTCAAAGAGTTTGCGATGCGCGGCAATGTCATCGATCTGGCTGTCGGTGTGGTGATTGGCGGTGCATTCGGCAAGATTGTCGACTCGCTGGTCAAAGATGTGATCATGCCGCCGATCGGATTGATTCTTGGTAAGGTGGATTTCACCAATTTGTTCATCACCCTGAAGGAAGGTACCAAGGTTGCGGGGCCCTATGAAACGCTAGACGCCGCTCAGAAGGCTGGTGCAGTTACCTTGAACCTGGGTGTTTTTGCCAATGTGCTGGTCAGTTTCGTGATTGTGGCATTTGCGATTTTCATCCTGATCAAAGGAATCAACAAGATCAAGCGAGAGCAGGCGGCGGCTGTGGCCGAGCCACCTGCAACCCCTGAAGAAATCCTGTTGTTGCGCGAGATTCGGGATTCACTGAAGAAGCAACAGTGAGTAAGATCCCATCCAATTCGGTACCAACGCCAAGTACAACGCAACTGGAAAGGGAGTTGCGGCAGCAGATTCCACTGGTGGATGCCATGCAATTGCAAGTCGTATCTGTTGCAGATGAGCGTGTGGTTCTGCAAGCACCGCTGTTACCCAATATCAATCCGCACGGGACAGTATTTGCTGGTAGCGCGGCATCGGTGGCGATTTTGGCTGCCTGGAGTCTGTTGCACACGCATCTGCAGCGCCTGGGTGTGGACTGTCAGCTGGTGCTGCAACGCAATCACATGGAGTATGAACTGCCAATCAATGACACGTTCAAGGCTGAAGCTCAGTATCTGGAAACTGCAGATTGGCCACGTTTTATCTCCATGTTGCAACGTAGAGGTCGTGCACGAATCGCCATGAAATCAACTTTGACCTGTGGTGCTCAGATCGTGGCGCATTTTGAAGGGGAGTTCGTGGCACTGGCGAGGAGCTAACCTCTCCATCCGGTACGGTTTGAGAGGGGCGTATCACGTAACGGTCTATGCCAGGCTACCTGCCAATACACTGGTGATCAACTGCAATACCAATGCCCAGCGTTGTCGGGCGAACCATGTCAATGCACCCGCGTGGCGACAAGCTTCTTCTCTGGGGGGCAGCGTACGTCCCGTCAGTTTGCCAAGCACTTGGTCGTGTGCTTCCCAATTGCTTTGAGAGCTGGCCATGATACGGAACAGTTCCGCATCCAGGCTGACACGGATGCCGCAATAGCACTGCACCAGGCCCGCAATTAGGGCGGTGACCAACGATACCTGCCTTGCTAACGGCAGCATATGACCAGTCAACCACACCAACCAACCCGCCAATGATAGGCATAGCGATAACGCCATCAACCACCGCCCCTGACTGAGCAAGGTGGCGAGTATCTGGCGTTCCAACTGCGGCGAAGCCTGGGTCATGGTTTGGCCTTACTGACTGCAGACGCAACAGATGACAAATGGGCCGGCTGCCAAACTACACCTTGACGGATATTGGCGATGTGGCGGAAGGCCGTATCAGCATCCGGAAATTGCCCATGTTCGACCAGCCAAGCAGCAGCCACAGTGGCACTACGCGACAAGCCCAATGCACAATGGACAAACACTTTGCCGGTAACGGAATACCGATCAATGAATTGCAGTGCGGCGTGCAGTGTGGCTGTGTCTGGCGCGGTCAGATCCATCACCGGTAGGTTCAGGTAGGGCAGATCTGCTGGGTGAAAGCTGGCTGAAAATTCACCTGTCAGGTCCAGTACGGCCGTGGTGCCGGGGGGCAGCATTTGCTTGTCGGCCGGCCAAGCGCCGATGGCCAACTGTGGTGTAATGTCATGCCAAGGCTGTAGCTTGCGCAGATAGTGCCGATGCGACAGGCGAACCCCGGCCAGGTAAGGGGCCAACAGTAAACGTGATACCCAATGATGTTTGCCATGGATTTTGTGAAAGACAGATGGACCCAGTTGGTAATAGCCTACGGCAACCAAAAGCAAAGCCATACCCGGCCATAACGCCAACCAGGCCCAACCTCCTGCAGCATACGCAAGTGTTGCACAGATCAGTGATCCAGCTAGATAGCGGTGCCCTAATCGGTTGGCTCGTTGCCTGTCTGCACTGGGTTGGGTCTTCCAACCATGGTCTGGAATGACATATAGGCACATCAACCCCACGATAAAACCGGTGACCACATCAATGAAATGATGCTGGTAAACAGTCAATACCGATACCCCGATCAGTGCGAACCAGATGTGCATCACCCAGCGCCATGCGCCTTGCAGATACCGATGGTAGATGACCCACAGCAACATCAGCAGGCTGATATGAAGGGAGGGCGCTTGATTGAACGGTTTGTCGAAACCATGCAATGCCTTGAACAATGTACCGTTGAAGCCATCGCCGGTGGCAGGGACATCAAAGCTGAATTGCAGCGGAAACAGCAAGAAGCCAATCGCAGAAATCACGATGGCCAGCATCAGGCGCAGTGCATGGCGGTGCAATTCTGGCTTGTGGGTACACAGAAACAGCGACAGCCCAAAGAAAAAGTCGATGGACATATACGGCAGGATCAGCGACGGGGTGAACGGGATGTGTTTTTCCCAGCCGTATACCAGAATGCCCACGTCGCTGCGGCTGGCCGTGTATTGATTGCAAAAGCCGTACACGATGAAGAAGAACGGCGCCAGAAACAGTAGCCAAGCAGTGGCTTGGGGCCAAGGGCGTCCGCGCAGCCAGTTGAACATCGCGATCAAGCCCCCTTGCGCCGTGCAACGGATACCGAGAAGATGCCCCATTCGTCAATCAGCTGATCCTGTTTCTCAAAACCAGCGGCTTCCACCAGTTGATCCATTTCCAGTTGAGTTCGACGGCGCATGATCCAGGGTTGATTGTCACGATGACTGGTCAGGGCTCGAGCAATCATTTCCAGTTGTGGATGCCAGGGTTGGTTGGTATAGACCAGATAGCCACCTGCGGGGATGGCCTGCGCCAACCCAGCCAGAGAGCGTTGGATCATGTCGTTATCCGGGAACAGCTCATACAAGCCGGATACCACTGCCACAGTGGGTTTGGGTGACAAGTTGGCCAAACTTGCTTGATCGAACGCATCGCCCTGTATGAAATGCACCTTGTCACTTAAACCACGTTCTGTAATCAATTTCTGACCCGCATCGACATTGATGGGGCTGTAATCACGTAGCACCGCGGTAAAGGGCTGCTTGAAAGCCGCCAGTGCATCCAGAATGTAGCGGCCATGACCAGCTGCAATATCGACCAGATGGACTGCTTGCCCACTGGCAGCAACCTTGGCCATGGTTTGTGCCAGCAATTGCTCCAAATGCTGTTTGCGGAGCCGGATACCACGCCAGCCAATACTGTTGATGTAAAACCAATCCACCAGCTTACCAAATGGGGTGAAGCCACTGGGTTGATTGCGGTAGACGTAATCGAGCGTGCTGCCTGAATCGAAGCCGGTTTGCACGCCCAGCCGGATACCATCACTGAACCAGGCACCGATCTTCAAACCCAATCGCGTCAGGGCAAAGTTCCAGCGTTTGGGGGAGAACATGGACAATGGTTGGGTCAGCGCTTGATACTCTTGGTAGGTATAGCCTTCCCGATGGGCATTCAGCAGTGAGGGGGAGGATTGAGGCTGGCTGAATGCGCGGAGGATGAATTCACGTGCTTTGCCAATCGGCAAGTGGTTATCTTTTTCATTGAGCGTATCGTGGAAAAAGCCAGGGAACAGATGCTTCTCCTTGATCTTTGAGGCCAAGCCATCAAACAGCGCCCATTGTGGCTGTTGGTGGACGACCCAATCGTTGCCGGATGTCAGCATCAAGGTCGGCGGGTGGACGGCGGCGGCGTCACGAATCAATCGATTGGCGGTGTCGAACAGGCTGACCAGGATATTGACTGCAATGGCCCGGGTGATCAGTTTGTCCTGCTGGTAACTTTCAATTTTCACCGGATCGTGTGTCAGTAATTTGGGTTTGACATAGCTCTGTACGAACGCCTTTTTCTTGAACAGCATCAAGAAGCGTAATGCGGGAATGGCAAGCGGAACGTATAACTTCACTTTCAGTGCGGGCGTGGCTAAGACCAGGCAGCGTACGGGCGGGGCAAAATCATGCACCCAAGTGGTGGCCAGCACCGCGCCCACGCTTTGCGCCATGATGGCGATCTGCTTGGTTGGGACGCCGTGTTGTTGGTTAATGTGCTGCACAAAGCTGTCGATGTCTTTCACCAGCACGCCGAAGTGCTCGGCGTATCCTCGATCGCCGGGCGACAAACCATGACCACGAGCATCCCAGGCAAATAGGTCGAAATCGGGTAGGTCCAGCTTGTCCACCACATCCTGCATCCGGCCGGAATGTTCGTGTCCCCGATGGAACAGCGCCACGGCTTTCTGTTCTGGCCCAGGCTGTGTGGCTGGCCAGTGACGGTAAAACAGCGCTACACCATCGAAACTGGTAAAACGATGCTCAATTGGAGTCCGCATCAGGTTTGATCTCCGTTGGAAATGAATTCGGGCGGGCAAACGCGTTCGCGCAGATGGTTGAATGATTGCCGTAATGTGTTCATGAATTGTTCTTTATCGCCGCTCCAGAACAGTGGTTTGCCAATCGCCAAGCGGCAGAAATGGGGTACCAGCATGAAGCTGCCCTTGGGCATGGATTTCCCCAGGCCATGGGTATAGGCCGGCACGATGGGAACGGCAGGATAGCGTTTGGCGATGAAGGACACCCCGCTTTTCAATTCAGCCAGTTGTTCCGGCTCGCCACGTGTCCCTTCGGGGAAAATCAACAGGATCTCACCGCGATCCAGTGCGTCATAACAGGGTTGCAGCGGATCAATTCCTTGCTGGGCGCCACCTCGCACAATGGGGATGATGCCAATCACATTCAACGAAAACCACGCCATCGGCCCACTTTTCAAAAAGTAATCTGCCGCGGCAACAGGCCTGACTTTGTGGATCATGCTTAATGGAAACAAGGTCAACAAGGTCAAGGTATCCAAGTGACTGTTGTGATTGGCAACCAGCACAGCCGGGCCGCGGCGTGGGATGCGTTCCCGGTGGCGAATGCTGACGCCGAGCACAATCAGTACCACTGGATACGCTACCAGCACCATGAAGGCGATACGCAGCAATCGTTTCATTTAGTAATGGAAATACCGAATGAAGTGGAAGAACAGGGGCGCGGTAAAGGTCAACGAATCCAGCCGATCCAGAATGCCACCGTGGCCAGGTAACAGGTTGCCGCTATCCTTGACACCAATATCGCGTTTGACTGCGGACATCACCACATCACCCACAAAGCCGGTCATGCCGATCAGAATGCCGCAGCCAATCGATTCACCCACTGTCAGTGGGGTGAAGAATGGTGCCAGTGCCCAGCACACCAATGTGGTGGTGAATACGCCACCCAATAAGCCTTCCAGTGTTTTGTTCGGGCTGACCTTGGGGACAACCTTGGTCCGGCCGAAGTTTTTGCCCCACACATACTGGGCAACATCGTTCAGCTGGGTCAGGAAGATCAGG from Chitinivorax sp. B includes these protein-coding regions:
- a CDS encoding DUF3149 domain-containing protein; the encoded protein is MELWKELFSSDVGIMSAIVIAFIIGMAGYIGWFVRKHVKEEESAIRHRG
- a CDS encoding DUF4286 family protein → MLTYEVTLEVDEEWREAVADFMRHRHIPDIFDTGCFTSITFEEEEAGRFRTRYQARAKIELNRYLDDFAPDFRADFLEHFPSGVTVSRTIWWQLDEWK
- the rlmM gene encoding 23S rRNA (cytidine(2498)-2'-O)-methyltransferase RlmM, producing MAANFIPVSLLVYCRPGFEPEAAAELIELTSMQGLTGQVKAVANEGFVQWLPADRNAFQRHASRLRFDELMFARQLLLAGDWIETGEQDRVTPVLNALAGHAGPFAELWLESPDTNDGKALSSFFKRFQPKLEDALRQRGKLPETAGANRPRLHLFWVDKQHCIPSISLAGNRSEWPMGIPRLKMPHDAPSRSTLKLAEALTVLMSDTELRERMRAGQRAVDLGAAPGGWTWQLVNRGLRVTAIDNGPLKGSLVDDPLVQHLRVDGFKFRPKKPVDWLVCDMVEKPSRIAQLIAGWLADGDARQAIFNLKLPMKKRFDEIHKCIGLIDNIMQRAGMPYLLRIRQLYHDREEVTCLLARR
- the mscL gene encoding large conductance mechanosensitive channel protein MscL; translated protein: MLREFKEFAMRGNVIDLAVGVVIGGAFGKIVDSLVKDVIMPPIGLILGKVDFTNLFITLKEGTKVAGPYETLDAAQKAGAVTLNLGVFANVLVSFVIVAFAIFILIKGINKIKREQAAAVAEPPATPEEILLLREIRDSLKKQQ
- a CDS encoding YiiD C-terminal domain-containing protein — translated: MSKIPSNSVPTPSTTQLERELRQQIPLVDAMQLQVVSVADERVVLQAPLLPNINPHGTVFAGSAASVAILAAWSLLHTHLQRLGVDCQLVLQRNHMEYELPINDTFKAEAQYLETADWPRFISMLQRRGRARIAMKSTLTCGAQIVAHFEGEFVALARS
- a CDS encoding phosphatase PAP2/dual specificity phosphatase family protein yields the protein MGHLLGIRCTAQGGLIAMFNWLRGRPWPQATAWLLFLAPFFFIVYGFCNQYTASRSDVGILVYGWEKHIPFTPSLILPYMSIDFFFGLSLFLCTHKPELHRHALRLMLAIVISAIGFLLFPLQFSFDVPATGDGFNGTLFKALHGFDKPFNQAPSLHISLLMLLWVIYHRYLQGAWRWVMHIWFALIGVSVLTVYQHHFIDVVTGFIVGLMCLYVIPDHGWKTQPSADRQRANRLGHRYLAGSLICATLAYAAGGWAWLALWPGMALLLVAVGYYQLGPSVFHKIHGKHHWVSRLLLAPYLAGVRLSHRHYLRKLQPWHDITPQLAIGAWPADKQMLPPGTTAVLDLTGEFSASFHPADLPYLNLPVMDLTAPDTATLHAALQFIDRYSVTGKVFVHCALGLSRSATVAAAWLVEHGQFPDADTAFRHIANIRQGVVWQPAHLSSVASAVSKAKP
- a CDS encoding bifunctional alpha/beta hydrolase/class I SAM-dependent methyltransferase, with the protein product MRTPIEHRFTSFDGVALFYRHWPATQPGPEQKAVALFHRGHEHSGRMQDVVDKLDLPDFDLFAWDARGHGLSPGDRGYAEHFGVLVKDIDSFVQHINQQHGVPTKQIAIMAQSVGAVLATTWVHDFAPPVRCLVLATPALKVKLYVPLAIPALRFLMLFKKKAFVQSYVKPKLLTHDPVKIESYQQDKLITRAIAVNILVSLFDTANRLIRDAAAVHPPTLMLTSGNDWVVHQQPQWALFDGLASKIKEKHLFPGFFHDTLNEKDNHLPIGKAREFILRAFSQPQSSPSLLNAHREGYTYQEYQALTQPLSMFSPKRWNFALTRLGLKIGAWFSDGIRLGVQTGFDSGSTLDYVYRNQPSGFTPFGKLVDWFYINSIGWRGIRLRKQHLEQLLAQTMAKVAASGQAVHLVDIAAGHGRYILDALAAFKQPFTAVLRDYSPINVDAGQKLITERGLSDKVHFIQGDAFDQASLANLSPKPTVAVVSGLYELFPDNDMIQRSLAGLAQAIPAGGYLVYTNQPWHPQLEMIARALTSHRDNQPWIMRRRTQLEMDQLVEAAGFEKQDQLIDEWGIFSVSVARRKGA
- a CDS encoding lysophospholipid acyltransferase family protein → MKRLLRIAFMVLVAYPVVLIVLGVSIRHRERIPRRGPAVLVANHNSHLDTLTLLTLFPLSMIHKVRPVAAADYFLKSGPMAWFSLNVIGIIPIVRGGAQQGIDPLQPCYDALDRGEILLIFPEGTRGEPEQLAELKSGVSFIAKRYPAVPIVPAYTHGLGKSMPKGSFMLVPHFCRLAIGKPLFWSGDKEQFMNTLRQSFNHLRERVCPPEFISNGDQT